Proteins from a genomic interval of Scatophagus argus isolate fScaArg1 chromosome 6, fScaArg1.pri, whole genome shotgun sequence:
- the htr2b gene encoding 5-hydroxytryptamine receptor 2B: MSQAVAAPLETNSSLSGEAPEVRLKWAALLTVIVIIPTIGGNILVILAVSLERKLQNATNYFLMSLAVADLLVGLLVMPIALATILYNSLWPLPDYLCPIWLFLDVLFSTASIMHLCAISLDRYIAIKRPIQHSQYKSRAKAMVKIALVWLISICIAIPIPIKGLESYHISNNITFNSNHTCLLRTDTFQEFIIVGSLVAFFIPLTIMMVIYLLTVKVLRKKVYLLRSKVTQRYSYPAVSTVFQREQGVTPPQAEQVNMLDSKLPRIQEKPNTGTTNSPTGEEMSFRRMSTMGKKSMQTLSNEQRASKVLGIVFLLFVVMWCPFFITNITSALCTSCDKDVIKCLMEIFVWVGYVSSGINPLVYTLFNKTYRQAFTRYITCNYRNCASLKPGRHSRALNTDRNLTRISFRSSMAENSKLFMKRGMRNGIGPVNYQSPLRCRHASVQSSSGLVLDTMLLTENEGGKQREHVSCV, from the exons ATGTCTCAAGCAGTCGCGGCTCCACTCGAGACCAACAGCTCACTATCAGGAGAAGCGCCTGAGGTTCGGCTGAAATGGGCAGCCCTGCTTACTGTCATCGTCATCATACCGACTATTGGAGGAAACATCCTGGTCATTTTAGCTGTGTCACTCGAAAGAAAGCTGCAGAACGCCACCAACTACTTTCTGATGTCGCTGGCCGTGGCTGATCTGCTGGTTGGACTCCTAGTGATGCCCATTGCCCTTGCTACTATTCTATACA aCTCTCTCTGGCCTCTTCCAGATTACCTCTGCCCCATTTGGCTGTTCCTTGACGTGCTGTTTTCTACTGCATCCATCATGCATCTATGTGCCATTTCACTGGATCGCTACATTGCCATCAAGAGGCCAATCCAACACAGCCAGTACAAATCCAGAGCCAAAGCGATGGTGAAGATTGCACTGGTGTGGCTCATATCCATTT gTATTGCTATCCCGATCCCGATTAAAGGGCTTGAGAGCTACCATATTTCCAACAACATAACCTTTAACAGTAACCACACATGCCTGCTGAGAACAGACACTTTCCAGGAGTTCATCATCGTTGGGTCCTTGGTGGCATTCTTTATCCCTCTGACTATCATGATGGTCATCTACCTACTGACTGTCAAGGTGCTGCGCAAAAAAGTTTATTTGCTTAGGTCAAAGGTGACTCAGCGCTATAGCTACCCAGCAGTCTCCACAGTTTTTCAAAGGGAACAGGGTGTGACTCCACCTCAAGCTGAGCAAGTGAACATGCTGGACAGCAAACTTCCCAGGATACAAGAGAAACCAAACACAGGCACAACAAACTCTCCTACAGGAGAAGAAATGTCTTTTCGGAGAATGTCAACTATGGGCAAGAAGTCAATGCAGACTCTGAGCAATGAACAGCGTGCCTCAAAAGTGCTAGGCATAGTCTTCCTCCTGTTCGTAGTCATGTGGTGCCCTTTCTTCATTACCAATATCACCTCTGCACTATGCACCAGCTGTGATAAAGATGTTATCAAATGCCTCATGGAGATCTTTGTTTGGGTGGGTTATGTGTCCTCAGGTATCAACCCACTGGTCTACACCCTATTCAACAAAACTTACAGGCAAGCGTTCACACGTTACATCACTTGTAATTACAGAAACTGTGCCAGTCTCAAGCCAGGAAGGCACTCGAGGGCATTAAATACAGATCGGAACCTTACACGGATTTCATTCAGATCTTCCATGGCGGAAAACTCTAAACTGTTCATGAAACGGGGAATGAGGAATGGCATTGGACCTGTGAACTACCAAAGTCCACTGAGGTGCCGGCATGCATCTGTTCAGTCATCCAGTGGGCTTGTGTTAGACACAATGCTTCTGACTGAAAACGAAGGTGGCAAGCAAAGGGAACATGTTAGCTGTGTATAG